The following proteins are encoded in a genomic region of Triticum dicoccoides isolate Atlit2015 ecotype Zavitan chromosome 1B, WEW_v2.0, whole genome shotgun sequence:
- the LOC119349829 gene encoding uncharacterized protein LOC119349829 isoform X2: MAASPDCLADDSNWEEVRFINSYSVFMGYLSMAIKGLGFLVLTWTTVVLLGGFVSMLDNKDFWCLTFITLVQTAGIFDVNLNEKLGYMKNAFSGFIMAIFWGVVGEEPSWETIFAFLCRSLLACILMLVQVVVLAMILGPLAIIYVLGIFMSGVISLWRLVEHDYGGNSDGETSNLAPAMNTLYYLALLQGVLFCYRFMLGRVGKRLSWVAATGEEVQAVLYNYLHETRSGCEKDPAFAKGRNLTTYAVDKISSNSPVDCISGVKILYAAISVVDSTCNPRKITGQRMLMEHLFLCASSSRCALQKLLETLGSRYDTERRHQAATIVDRIALFINLEQFPCGIQHISSLIGTFKQYNSPAGELGKDYQKLLLQGLSILQNLATDENNCRVMSDTRDLVSKIMAPVTSDLLDHTGDDHGTWYKVVSESMELMNQLTLAQGETGTKLRREISNCAGAIGTLWRIISCKRCKEWLQGRAIWILTRLYIDNIGISRSSDSELLEKENSCGGEDFVRMLVNIFTHHNEYSSFVRECAGEALSKICFLGRISDATIIIQTRDDVVDSLAQVLLHEGKKTRRQAAAAEILKYLCTHYTKDDEYLGKLKKATLKVIGKMLCPRVETHNGRDIESQCDDTQESNEPEKKEDEGFQLSKQARGDTSGRKLQRHWKPIIVQGYC, translated from the exons ATGGCTGCTAGCCCAGACTGTCTTGCTGACGACAGCAACTGGGAGGAGGTACGGTTTATCAACAGCTACAGTGTGTTCATGGGCTATCTGTCCATGGCCATCAAGGGCTTGGGTTTCTTGGTTCTTACTTGGACCACCGTTGTACTTCTCGGTGGCTTCGTCTCCATGCTGGATAACAAGGACTTTTGGTGCCTGACCTTCATCACCCTTGTACAGACAGCTGG GATTTTTGATGTTAATCTAAATGAAAAATTAGGCTATATGAAGAATGCATTCTCAGGGTTCATCATGGCAATTTTCTGGGGCGTGGTAGGCGAAGAGCCAAGCTGGGAAACAATATTTGCTTTTCTTTGTCGCAGTTTGTTGGCATGCATTTTAATGTTGGTTCAAGTAGTGGTGTTGGCCATGATATTGGGCCCTCTCGCAATTATATATGTGCTTGGGATATTCATGTCCGGAGTGATCTCGTTGTGGCGTCTGGTAGAGCATGATTATGGGGGCAACTCGGATGGAGAAACATCAAACCTAGCGCCAGCGATGAACACCTTGTACTACCTTGCTCTGCTCCAAGGTGTGCTCTTCTGCTACAGGTTCATGTTGGGTCGTGTGGGGAAGAGATTGTCCTGGGTTGCGGCCACTGGAGAGGAAGTTCAAGCAGTTCTTTACAACTACTTGCACGAAACAAGGAGTGGATGTGAGAAGGACCCGGCATTTGCAAAAGGAAGGAACCTCACCACATATGCCGTAGACAAAATTAGTTCTAATTCACCGGTTGACTGCATTTCCGGTGTGAAGATCTTGTATGCAGCCATAAGTGTAGTGGACAGCACATGTAACCCACGCAAAATAACTGGGCAACGCATGCTGATGGAGCATCTGTTCTTGTGTGCATCATCATCTCGGTGCGCACTACAGAAACTGCTAGAGACATTGGGTTCAAGATATGACACAGAGAGGAGACACCAAGCGGCGACAATAGTGGACCGAATTGCACTCTTCATTAATTTGGAGCAATTTCCTTGTGGTATTCAACACATATCCTCCCTGATCGGGACATTTAAACAATATAATTCACCAGCCGGCGAACTTGGGAAGGACTACCAGAAGTTGTTGCTACAAGGCTTGTCTATCCTCCAGAATCTGGCTACTGACGAAAACAACTGCAGAGTCATGAGCGACACTCGAGATCTGGTCTCCAAAATCATGGCGCCTGTAACTTCCGACCTACTTGACCACACCGGTGATGATCATGGTACGTGGTACAAAGTAGTAAGTGAATCAATGGAATTGATGAACCAATTAACTCTTGCTCAAGGAGAAACGGGCACCAAATTACGTCGTGAAATCTCAAACTGCGCAGGAGCAATAGGCACTCTCTGGAGGATTATTAGCTGTAAAAGGTGTAAAGAATGGTTGCAGGGAAGAGCCATTTGGATTCTCACACGACTGTACATTGATAATATTGGAATCAGCAGATCAAGTGATTCTGAGCTTCTCGAAAAGGAAAACAGTTGTGGCGGAGAAGATTTTGTTAGGATGCTAGTGAACATCTTCACTCACCATAACGAGTATAGCAGCTTTGTCAGAGAATGTGCAGGAGAAGCACTATCGAAGATATGTTTCCTTGGCAGAATTAGTGATGCCACAATTATCatacaaacaagagatgatgttgtCGATAGTCTCGCTCAAGTACTTTTACATGAAGGAAAAAAGACACGCagacaagcagcagcagcagaaatACTGAAGTATCTATGTACTCATTACACTAAGGATGATGAATACCTCGGCAAACTTAAGAAAGCAACCCTCAAG GTGATAGGAAAAATGCTTTGTCCCAGGGTCGAAACACACAATGGAAGAGATATAGAAAGCCAATGTGATGACACACAAGAAAGCAATGAACCGGAGAAGAAGGAGGACGAGGGATTCCAG CTTTCTAAACAAGCTCGAGGAGATACTAGTGGAAGAAAGCTACAGCGCCACTGGAAACCTATCATTGTACAAGGCTACTGCTAA
- the LOC119349829 gene encoding uncharacterized protein LOC119349829 isoform X1 produces the protein MAASPDCLADDSNWEEVRFINSYSVFMGYLSMAIKGLGFLVLTWTTVVLLGGFVSMLDNKDFWCLTFITLVQTAGIFDVNLNEKLGYMKNAFSGFIMAIFWGVVGEEPSWETIFAFLCRSLLACILMLVQVVVLAMILGPLAIIYVLGIFMSGVISLWRLVEHDYGGNSDGETSNLAPAMNTLYYLALLQGVLFCYRFMLGRVGKRLSWVAATGEEVQAVLYNYLHETRSGCEKDPAFAKGRNLTTYAVDKISSNSPVDCISGVKILYAAISVVDSTCNPRKITGQRMLMEHLFLCASSSRCALQKLLETLGSRYDTERRHQAATIVDRIALFINLEQFPCGIQHISSLIGTFKQYNSPAGELGKDYQKLLLQGLSILQNLATDENNCRVMSDTRDLVSKIMAPVTSDLLDHTGDDHGTWYKVVSESMELMNQLTLAQGETGTKLRREISNCAGAIGTLWRIISCKRCKEWLQGRAIWILTRLYIDNIGISRSSDSELLEKENSCGGEDFVRMLVNIFTHHNEYSSFVRECAGEALSKICFLGRISDATIIIQTRDDVVDSLAQVLLHEGKKTRRQAAAAEILKYLCTHYTKDDEYLGKLKKATLKVIGKMLCPRVETHNGRDIESQCDDTQESNEPEKKEDEGFQVDALSKMSLNLLLSLLSLCGTVYDTKLIIDLSTWLDPSSFLNKLEEILVEESYSATGNLSLYKATAKMVISMLKCNGGGFLRREDFGSLIDTLSSASEDMLDLDYSMICSSASSSESRSKLNRRTLMSLVREAKELHAMVPSTSSSG, from the exons ATGGCTGCTAGCCCAGACTGTCTTGCTGACGACAGCAACTGGGAGGAGGTACGGTTTATCAACAGCTACAGTGTGTTCATGGGCTATCTGTCCATGGCCATCAAGGGCTTGGGTTTCTTGGTTCTTACTTGGACCACCGTTGTACTTCTCGGTGGCTTCGTCTCCATGCTGGATAACAAGGACTTTTGGTGCCTGACCTTCATCACCCTTGTACAGACAGCTGG GATTTTTGATGTTAATCTAAATGAAAAATTAGGCTATATGAAGAATGCATTCTCAGGGTTCATCATGGCAATTTTCTGGGGCGTGGTAGGCGAAGAGCCAAGCTGGGAAACAATATTTGCTTTTCTTTGTCGCAGTTTGTTGGCATGCATTTTAATGTTGGTTCAAGTAGTGGTGTTGGCCATGATATTGGGCCCTCTCGCAATTATATATGTGCTTGGGATATTCATGTCCGGAGTGATCTCGTTGTGGCGTCTGGTAGAGCATGATTATGGGGGCAACTCGGATGGAGAAACATCAAACCTAGCGCCAGCGATGAACACCTTGTACTACCTTGCTCTGCTCCAAGGTGTGCTCTTCTGCTACAGGTTCATGTTGGGTCGTGTGGGGAAGAGATTGTCCTGGGTTGCGGCCACTGGAGAGGAAGTTCAAGCAGTTCTTTACAACTACTTGCACGAAACAAGGAGTGGATGTGAGAAGGACCCGGCATTTGCAAAAGGAAGGAACCTCACCACATATGCCGTAGACAAAATTAGTTCTAATTCACCGGTTGACTGCATTTCCGGTGTGAAGATCTTGTATGCAGCCATAAGTGTAGTGGACAGCACATGTAACCCACGCAAAATAACTGGGCAACGCATGCTGATGGAGCATCTGTTCTTGTGTGCATCATCATCTCGGTGCGCACTACAGAAACTGCTAGAGACATTGGGTTCAAGATATGACACAGAGAGGAGACACCAAGCGGCGACAATAGTGGACCGAATTGCACTCTTCATTAATTTGGAGCAATTTCCTTGTGGTATTCAACACATATCCTCCCTGATCGGGACATTTAAACAATATAATTCACCAGCCGGCGAACTTGGGAAGGACTACCAGAAGTTGTTGCTACAAGGCTTGTCTATCCTCCAGAATCTGGCTACTGACGAAAACAACTGCAGAGTCATGAGCGACACTCGAGATCTGGTCTCCAAAATCATGGCGCCTGTAACTTCCGACCTACTTGACCACACCGGTGATGATCATGGTACGTGGTACAAAGTAGTAAGTGAATCAATGGAATTGATGAACCAATTAACTCTTGCTCAAGGAGAAACGGGCACCAAATTACGTCGTGAAATCTCAAACTGCGCAGGAGCAATAGGCACTCTCTGGAGGATTATTAGCTGTAAAAGGTGTAAAGAATGGTTGCAGGGAAGAGCCATTTGGATTCTCACACGACTGTACATTGATAATATTGGAATCAGCAGATCAAGTGATTCTGAGCTTCTCGAAAAGGAAAACAGTTGTGGCGGAGAAGATTTTGTTAGGATGCTAGTGAACATCTTCACTCACCATAACGAGTATAGCAGCTTTGTCAGAGAATGTGCAGGAGAAGCACTATCGAAGATATGTTTCCTTGGCAGAATTAGTGATGCCACAATTATCatacaaacaagagatgatgttgtCGATAGTCTCGCTCAAGTACTTTTACATGAAGGAAAAAAGACACGCagacaagcagcagcagcagaaatACTGAAGTATCTATGTACTCATTACACTAAGGATGATGAATACCTCGGCAAACTTAAGAAAGCAACCCTCAAG GTGATAGGAAAAATGCTTTGTCCCAGGGTCGAAACACACAATGGAAGAGATATAGAAAGCCAATGTGATGACACACAAGAAAGCAATGAACCGGAGAAGAAGGAGGACGAGGGATTCCAGGTGGACGCACTCTCAAAAATGTCACTGAACTTGCTATTGTCACTGCTATCCCTTTGTGGGACTGTCTACGACACCAAGTTGATCATTGATTTGTCTACTTGGTTGGATCCATCTAGCTTTCTAAACAAGCTCGAGGAGATACTAGTGGAAGAAAGCTACAGCGCCACTGGAAACCTATCATTGTACAAGGCTACTGCTAAGATGGTCATATCAATGCTCAAATGCAATGGTGGCGGGTTCCTCAGACGAGAGGACTTTGGGAGCTTGATAGATACGCTCTCTAGTGCTTCTGAGGACATGCTAGATCTTGACTACTCCATGATTTGTTCTTCCGCCAGTAGCTCCGAATCCAGATCGAAGCTTAATAGGCGTACTCTCATGTCACTCGTGAGAGAAGCGAAAGAACTGCATGCCATGGTACCATCTACCTCTTCCAGTGGCTGA